From a single Brassica napus cultivar Da-Ae chromosome C9, Da-Ae, whole genome shotgun sequence genomic region:
- the LOC106409403 gene encoding guanine nucleotide-binding protein subunit gamma 3 isoform X2: MASTSGSVGGEVTGETGSPLAKPSLPPPRPKSPPEYPDLYGKRREAARVQMLEREIGYLEGENKFIEGAQPASRCCKEVSDFVVANSDPLIPAQRKNRRHCRFWKWLCSCVPCLSLASFCCCCQSECSCHLRKPKCCNCTSCCCVGSKCCDGSCCSNICCCPKPSCPSCSCFRGCCCSCPDLACCIPTCFRSCSRPSCLNKKKSSCCSCNCKIRWSSCCRCPSVRLCCCFCNCKNLCSNPCCLTF; encoded by the exons ATGGCTTCTACTTCAGGCAGTGTCGGTGGAGAAGTAACTGGTGAAACAGGTTCGCCTCTTGCTAAGCCATCTCTACCGCCGCCTCGTCCGAAGTCTCCGCCGGAGTATCCAGATTTGTACGGGAAACGCAGAGAGGCGGCCAGAGTTCagatgctagagagagagattggTTATCTCGAG GGAGAAAATAAATTCATCGAAGGCGCACAGCCAGCTTCTAGATGCTGCAAAGA GGTCTCTGATTTTGTCGTTGCAAATTCTGATCCATTGATCCCTGC ACAACGAAAGAATCGAAGACACTGCCGGTTCTGGAAGTGGCTCTG TAGCTGTGTTCCGTGTTTGAGCTTAGCGAGTTTCTGCTGCTGCTGCCAATCCGAATGTTCGTGCCATCTAAGGAAGCCCAAGTGCTGCAACTGCACAAGTTGCTGCTGCGTTGGGTCCAAATGCTGTGACGGGTCATGCTGCTCAAATATCTGTTGTTGCCCGAAACCGAGCTGCCCGAGCTGTTCATGCTTCCGAGGTTGCTGTTGTTCTTGTCCAGACTTGGCATGCTGCATACCCACCTGTTTCCGCAGTTGCTCTCGACCGTCGTGTctcaacaagaagaagagctCATGTTGCAGCTGCAACTGCAAGATCAGATGGTCATCTTGTTGTAGATGTCCCAGCGTACgcctttgttgttgtttttgcaATTGTAAAAATCTATGTTCTAATCCTTGTTGTTTAACTTTCTAG
- the LOC106409403 gene encoding guanine nucleotide-binding protein subunit gamma 3 isoform X4, translating to MASTSGSVGGEVTGETGSPLAKPSLPPPRPKSPPEYPDLYGKRREAARVQMLEREIGYLEGENKFIEGAQPASRCCKEVSDFVVANSDPLIPAQRKNRRHCRFWKWLCCVPCLSLASFCCCCQSECSCHLRKPKCCNCTSCCCVGSKCCDGSCCSNICCCPKPSCPSCSCFRGCCCSCPDLACCIPTCFRSCSRPSCLNKKKSSCCSCNCKIRWSSCCRCPSVRLCCCFCNCKNLCSNPCCLTF from the exons ATGGCTTCTACTTCAGGCAGTGTCGGTGGAGAAGTAACTGGTGAAACAGGTTCGCCTCTTGCTAAGCCATCTCTACCGCCGCCTCGTCCGAAGTCTCCGCCGGAGTATCCAGATTTGTACGGGAAACGCAGAGAGGCGGCCAGAGTTCagatgctagagagagagattggTTATCTCGAG GGAGAAAATAAATTCATCGAAGGCGCACAGCCAGCTTCTAGATGCTGCAAAGA GGTCTCTGATTTTGTCGTTGCAAATTCTGATCCATTGATCCCTGC ACAACGAAAGAATCGAAGACACTGCCGGTTCTGGAAGTGGCTCTG CTGTGTTCCGTGTTTGAGCTTAGCGAGTTTCTGCTGCTGCTGCCAATCCGAATGTTCGTGCCATCTAAGGAAGCCCAAGTGCTGCAACTGCACAAGTTGCTGCTGCGTTGGGTCCAAATGCTGTGACGGGTCATGCTGCTCAAATATCTGTTGTTGCCCGAAACCGAGCTGCCCGAGCTGTTCATGCTTCCGAGGTTGCTGTTGTTCTTGTCCAGACTTGGCATGCTGCATACCCACCTGTTTCCGCAGTTGCTCTCGACCGTCGTGTctcaacaagaagaagagctCATGTTGCAGCTGCAACTGCAAGATCAGATGGTCATCTTGTTGTAGATGTCCCAGCGTACgcctttgttgttgtttttgcaATTGTAAAAATCTATGTTCTAATCCTTGTTGTTTAACTTTCTAG
- the LOC106409403 gene encoding guanine nucleotide-binding protein subunit gamma 3 isoform X1, which yields MASTSGSVGGEVTGETGSPLAKPSLPPPRPKSPPEYPDLYGKRREAARVQMLEREIGYLEQGENKFIEGAQPASRCCKEVSDFVVANSDPLIPAQRKNRRHCRFWKWLCSCVPCLSLASFCCCCQSECSCHLRKPKCCNCTSCCCVGSKCCDGSCCSNICCCPKPSCPSCSCFRGCCCSCPDLACCIPTCFRSCSRPSCLNKKKSSCCSCNCKIRWSSCCRCPSVRLCCCFCNCKNLCSNPCCLTF from the exons ATGGCTTCTACTTCAGGCAGTGTCGGTGGAGAAGTAACTGGTGAAACAGGTTCGCCTCTTGCTAAGCCATCTCTACCGCCGCCTCGTCCGAAGTCTCCGCCGGAGTATCCAGATTTGTACGGGAAACGCAGAGAGGCGGCCAGAGTTCagatgctagagagagagattggTTATCTCGAG CAGGGAGAAAATAAATTCATCGAAGGCGCACAGCCAGCTTCTAGATGCTGCAAAGA GGTCTCTGATTTTGTCGTTGCAAATTCTGATCCATTGATCCCTGC ACAACGAAAGAATCGAAGACACTGCCGGTTCTGGAAGTGGCTCTG TAGCTGTGTTCCGTGTTTGAGCTTAGCGAGTTTCTGCTGCTGCTGCCAATCCGAATGTTCGTGCCATCTAAGGAAGCCCAAGTGCTGCAACTGCACAAGTTGCTGCTGCGTTGGGTCCAAATGCTGTGACGGGTCATGCTGCTCAAATATCTGTTGTTGCCCGAAACCGAGCTGCCCGAGCTGTTCATGCTTCCGAGGTTGCTGTTGTTCTTGTCCAGACTTGGCATGCTGCATACCCACCTGTTTCCGCAGTTGCTCTCGACCGTCGTGTctcaacaagaagaagagctCATGTTGCAGCTGCAACTGCAAGATCAGATGGTCATCTTGTTGTAGATGTCCCAGCGTACgcctttgttgttgtttttgcaATTGTAAAAATCTATGTTCTAATCCTTGTTGTTTAACTTTCTAG
- the LOC106409403 gene encoding guanine nucleotide-binding protein subunit gamma 3 isoform X3, with protein MASTSGSVGGEVTGETGSPLAKPSLPPPRPKSPPEYPDLYGKRREAARVQMLEREIGYLEQGENKFIEGAQPASRCCKEVSDFVVANSDPLIPAQRKNRRHCRFWKWLCCVPCLSLASFCCCCQSECSCHLRKPKCCNCTSCCCVGSKCCDGSCCSNICCCPKPSCPSCSCFRGCCCSCPDLACCIPTCFRSCSRPSCLNKKKSSCCSCNCKIRWSSCCRCPSVRLCCCFCNCKNLCSNPCCLTF; from the exons ATGGCTTCTACTTCAGGCAGTGTCGGTGGAGAAGTAACTGGTGAAACAGGTTCGCCTCTTGCTAAGCCATCTCTACCGCCGCCTCGTCCGAAGTCTCCGCCGGAGTATCCAGATTTGTACGGGAAACGCAGAGAGGCGGCCAGAGTTCagatgctagagagagagattggTTATCTCGAG CAGGGAGAAAATAAATTCATCGAAGGCGCACAGCCAGCTTCTAGATGCTGCAAAGA GGTCTCTGATTTTGTCGTTGCAAATTCTGATCCATTGATCCCTGC ACAACGAAAGAATCGAAGACACTGCCGGTTCTGGAAGTGGCTCTG CTGTGTTCCGTGTTTGAGCTTAGCGAGTTTCTGCTGCTGCTGCCAATCCGAATGTTCGTGCCATCTAAGGAAGCCCAAGTGCTGCAACTGCACAAGTTGCTGCTGCGTTGGGTCCAAATGCTGTGACGGGTCATGCTGCTCAAATATCTGTTGTTGCCCGAAACCGAGCTGCCCGAGCTGTTCATGCTTCCGAGGTTGCTGTTGTTCTTGTCCAGACTTGGCATGCTGCATACCCACCTGTTTCCGCAGTTGCTCTCGACCGTCGTGTctcaacaagaagaagagctCATGTTGCAGCTGCAACTGCAAGATCAGATGGTCATCTTGTTGTAGATGTCCCAGCGTACgcctttgttgttgtttttgcaATTGTAAAAATCTATGTTCTAATCCTTGTTGTTTAACTTTCTAG